The window AGGTTACTTACACTATTATAAGAATAGGCGCCCAGTTCAACACGGGCCACATCTTTTAAGTGTAACACCGAACCATCTGCATTTGCGCGGATAGCTATGTTCTGGTACTCCTCTGGTTTGGTAAGCTTACCTTTATATTTAATTACATATTCAAATGCCTCGTTACTGCGCTCGCCAAATTTACCAGGCGCGGCTTCCAGGTTTTTGTCTTGAATAGCGGCAGTCACCTCAGCGGGTGTAACTTTATAGGCTGCCATTTGTGCTGGGTTAAGCCAAACACGCATCGAGTAATCCTTAATACCACCAAATATACTGGCAGAACCTACCCCCGTAATACGCTTAATTTCGGGCACAATGTTAATCTGTGCATAGTTGGCTACAAAGGTTTGATCGTACTTTTTGGGATCCTCCGAGTAGATGGCCATTGCACCAATAAAGCTGTTTTGCTGTTTGGTGGTGGTTATACCATATTGCACAACCTCGGCCGGTAACTGGCTTGTGGCCTGCGAAACACGGTTTTGCACGTTTACAGCAGCCTGATCGGGGTTGGTACCTTGGTTAAAATAAACGGTAATACCCAATGTACCGTCGTTACTGGCGGTTGAGGTCATATAGGTCATATTTTCCACACCGTTAATCGCTTCTTCTAACGAAGGCGTAACAGAACGTAAAATAGTCTCGGCATTAGCGCCCGGGTAAACAGCCGATACCAATACCGCCGGAGGGGCAATATTCGGGAACCGCTCTAAGGGCAGTTTTGTTAAACCAAGTACACCAACTATCACCAATAGTATGGAGATAACGGTTGAAAGTACCGGTCTTTCTATGAATTTTTGAAACATGATTTCTTTTTTTAATAGAGTCAAGAATCAAGAGTCAAGAATCAAGACAGAAAACCTGTCTATCGTCTATATTCCAGCCTTAACCCGTTTCTAAACTGATTTTGATTCTCTCAGAGTGTAGAACCAAGGGTAATAAGCCTGCTTTTGCAGCTTCTTGACTCTTGATTCTTAACTCTTGACTCTTATTTTAAAGCGGCAACCTTATCGGTAGCTTTTTGAGGTGCTATTACCATACCTTCGGCTAAGTGGTCCATGCCGCTCAGTACAATCTGGTCGCCGGCTTTAAGGCCATCTTTAACCAGGTAATTTTCGCCGCTTTTACCTACAATATTGATGGGTACTTTTTTCACTTTGTTGCTATCGGCAAGGGCAAAAACAAACACCTTATCCTGCATTTCGACGGTGGCCGACTCAGGTACTATTAACGCATCTGTATGTTGTAAGCTTAAACGCACCTTGCCTGTGTTACCCGCACGTAATAAACCATCGGGATTGGCAAAGTTTGCCCTGATGGTAATAGCGCCTGTGTTTTTATCAAACTGGCCGTCTATTACATCTATTTTACCTTGTTTTGCATATTGGCTGCCATCGGCTAATAGTAATGATACCGTAGGTAAGTGCTGTAGTTTTTCTTTTAAAGTTGTGCCGGGGTACTGTTCTTTAAAGGCTACGAAATCTTTTTCGCCTAACGAAAAGTAAACATGTACATCATGCACATCAGATAACTGTGTTAAAGCGTCTACATCCTGCGGAGTAACCAGACTTCCCTGTTTTTTCAGTAAACGACCGATGTAGCCGCTAACCGGTGCTTTTATTAAGGTATAGCCTAAATTAATTTGTGCGGTTGATACATTTGCCTTAGCCGATTCGATATTGGCTTTAGCAACCTGTAGGCTGGCTTTTGCGGTTTTTAACTGGTAATCAGATACTACCTTGTTTTCAACCAGCGGTGTAAGCTTGTCAACTTCAAGTTGCGCGTTGCCTGCAGCAGCTTCGGCCGCGTGTAAGCTTGCCAGGGCGTTGTTTAAGGCGGCGCGATAAGGCTGCTCGTTTATTTTAAATATAGGCTGGCCGGCGCTTACAAAGGCACCTTCGTCAACAAATACTTTGTCTAAAGCGCCGCTTACCTGTGGGCGAACTTCTACGTTAACAGTACCCTCTATTGATGCCGGATATTCCTGGTAAGTAGTTTGTGTGCCTGATGCTATTGCGGCAACGGGTAGTGCCGGTGGTGGCGGCGCCTGCTGCGTTTGCGGCTTGGGCGAACAGCCATATAATGTAAGTGCTAAAAGCGCTAATGGGATAATTTTCATAATACTTAATTTTAAAGGTGATAGATAGTGTAGTGATTTGATGCCTTGCGGCGGGTAGATATATGTGGAGTTAATTGTTTTCATTATTGAAATACTATATATGTGCTATTTTTATTGAAATGATAACCGTTAAATTTTTGCCTCACCCTGCCCTCTTTAAAGGAGAGGGTTTTTGATTTGCATGTTTTTTAAAGTCCTCTCCTTGGCGGGATTAGATGATGCTAACCTGCTGTTATAAGCGTATTGGTTAACGGAGCTAACGTTTAGTTGTTAAACCAGCATTAGTTTGATTGTTAGATAATTTAACACTGTTAACTAATGCTATGTAGAAGTTGATATCCATGGTTGTGTTGTTAATTATTTTATATTGACTTAATTTTCATTTAACAGCGTTAAATAATTTAACACCGTTATTATTTGAGCAAAAATTACTCAGGTTTTATCGACCTGATGATACCTGTTATGGCATCCATTAGTACCTGGCGGTTAATATCGTCTGATGAACCACGACTTAATAAGTTGATGGATACCAACCCGTGAACTACCGACCAAAAAGTGTAATATTTGGTGCAGATAACATCCGACTCCGGATTGTCTATATGCATTACTTTGCCTATTACATCGGTAAACAAGTCCCAGGGCATCACAGATTCCTCCAGTTTGTTTATTTCTTCGCAACAACAATTGGTAGTTACGCCAAACATAATCTGGTAAAGTTCTTTATTGGCGAAGGCAAAATTCCAGTAAGCAAGCCACATGGCCTCCAATTGTTTTTCTGGCAGTGCGTGTTGTTCGTGAGCTGCCCTAAGGTCTTTGGCTAATAACAGGTAACCTTTGCGGGCAAGTTCCAGCAAAATAGCTTCTTTATTAGCGTAATATTCATATATAATAGGTGCGGTGTATTCAATTACATCGGCAATTTTACGCATACTTAAAGCCTGCCATCCCTCCTCTTTAACAATCTGGAGAGCGGCATCCAGGATATTGACCCTGGTTTCGTCTTTTAAGCGTTGAATACGTTCTTTACTGGCCATTTTATTTACGCCTTAAATTATTTAACAGCGTTAAGCAAATATACAGCTGTTTATTTAGGCATAGTACCATCTGTTTGTCAAATTGAGATCATGGAATTGTCAGGAGGAGGGGGAAAAAGAGTCAAGAGTTAAGAATCAAAAATTAAGACAGCTGCAAATAACCATCTCATTGAAGACACGGCATCAGCTCACACCTATATCTGAAAAAATGAAAACATTTGCTCTTTTAGAACAAAATACTTCGTTTATGATTAAAACTTCGATCGTCTTGATTCTTGACTCTTGACTCTTGATTCTTGACTCTGATTCTTACCTCTATTTTTTCACCAAATAGGCCAGTTGCCCCATGTGGTAGCCCTGGTGAACTGTTCTGTTGATGAGGATATTTAGTTTGTTGCGATGTGGTTCTTTTGCAAAATCTTCGGCAGATATTGCGCTGTGCTTGGTAAACCAATCTTCGGGCTGCATGGCATCAAATTTTTGTTTAAGAGTAGTGTTTACGTGGTGCCAGGCCGCTTTGATATCGGCTATAGGCGGCTTTTCCAGGCCAGAGGTGTCGGGATTTTTCAGGAATATCTCATCCAGCTGCGGGTAAAGCCGGTCGCCAAGTTCTAAATAGGTGAATAGGGCGTCGCTTACTGCGGTTAAATGTCCTAAAAGATAGGTGCCGCTGTTGCGGTCGGGCGCGGTAAAGCCGGCAATTTGCTCGTCGGTTAGCTTCTCCAGCAACGCGTTAAGGCGGGTGTTTTGCAACTCCCAGTTTGATATGGCTATTTTAATGAATAAAGCGGTGGTTGTTTCCTGTTGAATTTCCATGATAGGATTTATTTTGATAAATATAAGGTTGTGTCCTCGATAAATTGACTCTTATTCTTCAGCCCAATGTCACAAGTTGTAAGTAAAGAAATAAGATTGCTTTATGACTTCCGACTTAGTGATGTTGACTTATTTTGAAACTACCCGCCAGCCATTAAATGGCTTTACTGTAGCGCAATTGGGGCTGCCGTCTTTGGCGGTCCCGGCTACGTTTGTTTTGAGCATTAAGGCCACATCTGCACTTAGTTGATCGATGATCTCCCAGGTTATTCCGGCCATTGGAATTTTGAGCCTCCTGTTCCAGGGACTAACTTGCCCGGCCAGCGTGCCTATATCAAGGTAGATAAAGTTGCCCATATAGGGGCCTTGTATAAATGGCCCGCCAAACCTTGGCAAAGCATCTTTAAGCCTATCCCCTTTTGTGGTTACCGTTAAATAAAAATCCAGATTACCTGAATCCGTTTGTTGGATTTGTACAGTTTCATATTTATTGCCCGATCCCTTTTGTAAACCAAAAGCCACGCCGGCAGTAGGCTTTTCGAGGATAATATGAAGCGATAGTTCCATGGTGTTATTTGATTTGGTTGCTGTAATGTTTTTGATTGCGGTTTTAGTTGGCAATATAATAGCAAAATCGTGAGCTATGCAAGATGTACCTGCATAACCCGCGATTTTGCCCTATTGACGATGACGATTTCCGTTTCACATAATCATCGGCTTTGAACGCTGGCGTCGACTCACGCCGACCAGGCTTCGCCGGTCCACTCTCTCTCCTGCCAAAGCCTCAAGGAGGGTGAAGCTCATTTTTTATTTCATTTGCACATTTGAAATTTGCACATCTGCACATCTTTTTCTAATTCATCTGCACATTTGAAATCTGTAATCTGCATATCCGAATCTGCATATCCGAAGATATTACTTATAAACTAAACCCGTAATTTTTTGCCCACTTATCTTTAATCCCGGCACGCGATTTTACAAACTCATGATCTGTACCCTGGGCAATGGCATCTAAGGGGTAACGTAAAGGGCGTTCGCCTTCGGGCAGATTAATTAAATCAAGTATGCCGTTGGCAATGGTTTGCGGGTTCATATTAAATTCGGCCATTTTTCCAAACATCGCGCTACCCATGGTATTGAAGGCGTTGACAGCTTCTTCGCCGTAAGCTGCAATGATATCTTCTTTGTCGGCATTAAAACCGGCTTTTGTACCATTGGTCATTTCAGTTGGGTAAACGCCGCTTTGAACAGAAACATTTTCGATACCGTAGGATTTTAATTCATGACTAAAACCTTCAACCAGCGATTCCATTGCAAATTTTGACGCCATATAGGGCACCATAAAAGGCAATGTAAAGCCACTTGCACCGGTAGATAGATTGATGATAAGCCCGCTTTTGTTTGCCCGCATTGATGGCAGCACAGCATCATATGTACGCAATACTCCATAAAAGTTCACCTCGAATAAATTCCGCACCTGTTCAATGGTGTAAGCTTCGGCCAGGCCGAACCCGGCTACGCCGGCGTTGTTTACCAGTACATCTATTTTACCATACCTGGCCAATGATTGGGCAAATGCATTTTTTACCGATTCGTCGCTGGTTAAATCCAGTTCTACTACATCTACATTAGGCAACGCGGCCAGTTCATTGGCTACGGTTTGGTTTTTACCGGTAGTGCCGCGCATGGCAGCAATAATTGTGTGGCCTTCTTTTGATAAGGTTTGCACCATTAGTTTACCAAAGCCTGTGCTTGTTCCGGTTATTAAAATTATCTTATTCATTTTGTTTATTGTTATGTGTTATTTACACAACAAAGGTGAGCCAATGCAAAATGCCGCCAAATGACAAATGGCAAAAAAGAGCATTGACATTTGTCAAGAAAATCAGGGGATGTAGATGAAATTGTCTGAGCTGGGATTGGGTAGATTCGTTTTTTTAGGTTTTGTCTTATTACTGGTTAATGAAACAGGTATACGTTTTTCAATAAATCTTGCCCCATCCCATAACCTGATACATCGCGGTTAAGCCAAAATTCTGCGCAAAAAAAAAGACGCATGTAACGCGTCTTTACATAAAATTGAAAATCTGTATTAATCGTTTAATTGCTTAATGTAGTCTAAAAACATATACAGCGCCTTCTTCTTCCCTTCGGTTAAATCAAAATCAATTTTTACCATCAGGTAATCAACAATATCAAAGTCATCGCGCATGGGCAGCTCTTTAAATAGCTCCTGCCGATGGTCGAGGCCGTATTTAAGGGCGGCGTTAAATTCCAGCATAAAATCATGCGGGATTGGTTTATTGGCTATCCAACCTGCAAACACAAACGGCAGGCCTGTAAACTTTTGCCATTCTTCGGCCAAATCATATACATATTTATACTGGTCTTTTTTACCAAATGTACGGTCGCCTATTTGAACAAAAGCCGTGTCTGGCTCGGTCGACAGACTGTAGTTTGGCGCACGCTCAATTAATTCCGGACTGATTTTCCAATAGTTTTTGAGCAGCACACGTGCCAGGTTATTAGATGAGCGCGATTCGGGATCAAGCTGCAGGTATTTAATATCATGTACCGGGCAATTACTGAATATAAATACTGAGTTTACTGCACCAACGGCACCAATGCAGTAATCGGATACTATTTCCCAGTTGGGCAGGCTTAATGTGGCCGCCACAGGGATAAGGCCGATGTCTGCTACATCGTCAATAAGTTTTTGGGCACAATCAGTCGGGGTGTCCAGGCTTAGTTCTATTTTATCTACAAAACCGGTATGCTGAAGGCCGTATATAAAAGGTTTGGTATTGGTGTAGCTTACTGCTGATATTCTGATCTTTTTCACAAGAAACGTTCTCTTTCAGGATTGTTTTAAATGTTCGGCATTGTTAAAATCTACAATGGCAAATTGCTGGCCATCATAAACAACTTTGTATAAAACCAAATTTTGATGCGGGAAGTTATCCATTTCGCTTAGTGGCTTGCCTGTTAAAATACAAAGCAATAAACGCATGGCGCGGCCATGCATGCAAACCAGTACGGTTTTTTCTTCGGGATGGCTCATGATCACCTTCAAAGCTTCACGCTGACGGATCTCTACTTCGTTGGGGCTTTCGCCGCCTTCAAATTTGCTATCCAGGTTTCCATCCAGCCAATCGCGCATAATTTGCAAAAAAGCAGCTTTGTTTTCCGGTGTGGGTAGTTGCCCCTCGTGAATACCCCAGGCCAGCTCATCAAGACCGGAAAGCTTTTCAAAAGGCAATCCGCCATCCAAAAAAGGCTGAATGCTTTGCATTGTACGTTTTAGTGCCGATATATATGCTTTATCAAAAGGTACATCTTTATAAGCCGCATAAAACTGTTGTGCCTGTTTGCGGCCTTCATCGTTCAGGTCGGTATCAACGCCCCTGCCCTGGATAATTCCCAATTTGTTGTACTCAGTTTGGCCGTGACGAACTATGTATAAGGTTTTTTGCATTTTTTTGTTGAAGCGAAAAGCTTAAAGCAGAAGGCTTAAAGCTTTTCGCTGGTTTCATATTTTAACTTTTATTAAAAAGCTTTTTGCTTTGAGCCTTCAGCTAATTTATTACCGGCAGCTTGTAATATTGTGGCTTGGGCTGGGTTTCAGGAAATTCAAAATCATTGTAATCGGTAACTACGTTATAAAGCGTATCGCGCTCAATAGGGTACCTGCCTACATGCTTTATCAGTTCAACCAGTTGTTTGGTGCTCATGCCGGGGTGCTGCTCTTCGGCACCTGCCATCGAGTAAATTTTAGTGGTATCATCAAGCGTACCGTCAATATCATCTACCCCAAAATTAAGCGAAAGCTGCGCCGTGGTGCGGCTGATCATGGCCCAATAGGCCTTAATATGATCGAAATTATCCAAATAGATCCTCGCGACGGCATAGTTACGCAAATCTTCAACAACAGTTGATTCGGGCACGTGCGACATCTGGTTATCCTGGTTGCGGAATTTAAGCGGGATAAATGTTTGAAAACCACCTGTTTTATCCTGTAGCTGGCGCAAGCGTTCCATATGATCAACCCGGTGATGGAATTTTTCGATATGGCCGTAAAGCATAGTGGCGTTTGATCGGCCGCCCAATTTATGCCATTCCTCGTGTATGGCCAGCCATTGGTCGCCGGTACATTTATCTTTTGAAATCAGGTCACGAACCTCGGGATGGAAAATCTCGGCGCCGCCTCCCGGTATCGAGCCTAAACCAGCCTCCATCATCAGGCGCATGCCTGTGGCGTAGTCAATTTTTGCCTTTTTGAAAATGTAGTGGTATTCAACAGGTGTTAACGCCTTGATATGCAATTCGGGGCGATGGGCACGTATGCGGCTGAAAAGCTCCTGGTAAAAAGGCACATCGTATTGCGGCAGCACGCCGCCTACAATATGTACTTCGGTTACCGGTTCGTCATCGTATTTGGTTACCATGTTAAACATTTCGTCCATGGTATACTCCCAGCCTTCGGCTTTTTGCTTAAGCAGGCGCGAGTACGAACAAAATTTGCAATCGTAAACACAAAGATTGGTAGGCTCGATATGGAAATTACGGTTGAAATAAGTTTTATCGCCATGGCGCTTCTCGCGGATGTAGTTGGCTAAAACACCAAGGTAACCCAGGTCGCCCTGCTCATATAACGTAACACCTTCATCAAAGGTGATCCTTTCGCTGTGCTGTACCTTTTCGGCAATATGCTTTAAATCAGCAGGCAGATCGGGATTTTGTAATAATAACTGTAAATTATGCTCAGCTTCCATTCAAAAAACTTTGAACAAATGTACTAAAAAAGCGGAAAGCTTAAAGCCAAAGGCCTAAAGCAAGAGGCATCTTTACAATAAGATTATGAGTGGGGAAAGCTTAAAGCAGAAGGCTATATTTCAAAAAGCTTTCGGCTTTTAGCCAACAAAGCTGTTATTGTTGTAATGGTAACCCCGTTAAAGCAATCATCCTGGCAGCCACTGGGCACATAGCCACAACTTGATATTAAACCATTGTTTTTCGCTTCAAATATAATATTGTTGTTTTTGGCATCAACCTTAAGCCATTCGGTGCGGGCTTTGAGGTAGATACCATCCAATGTCAGTGCATCGACGGCATCATTGGGATGTGTATTGATGGTAGCAGCATCTTCATGCCATTGTTTAATAGTGTCTTTGACGTTGGTTCCATCCTGGTGATATCTATAGGACACAAAATCGCGCGATACAATTTTACCATTATTTACACCTATGTTAATAGTTACGCCATATCCCGTCCACGAACCAAATGTTGTTGTATAAGAATAAGAATTTTTGCTGCTGTTTTTGAAGCTTATCCAGGCTTTATAGCTGGTGTCGTATTCGCTTTGTTTGGCGATGTTTTCTTTTTTACAGGCAGTGACTAATAATAGCAGGGCGATTGTAAGCAGGTGCAGGTTTTTCATATTGTATTTTTTAACGATTACGCAAAATTTACACGCCCTGCTACAACACATTACAAATAATCTTATTTACTTTGAAGGCACAACAACATCAGCAATAATGAAAACTGAAACTATAGCTATACACACAGGAAACCATGTAGACGGATCATCAAAAGCCGTAATACACCCCATTGTTATGTCCACTACTTTTGAACGTGGCGAAGATGGCGGCTTTCCCGGCGGGCATATTTATAGCAGGGCATCAAATCCCAACCGCGCCCTGCTTGAAAACGTTATAGCCAAATTAGAGGGTGGCGCCGATGCAGCTTCATTTTCATCGGGTAATGCGGCGGGCATGTCGGTATTCCAGTCGCTGGCTCCCGGTACACATATTATTTGCCCGGATGATATGTACCACGGTTTGCGTAATCAGCTTAAAAACCTCTTTGCGGGTATTTTAACTTTTGATTTTGTTGATGTTAATGATATCGAAGTTTTAATACAACACATCAGGCCCGAAACCGGGGTGATCTGGGTGGAAACGCCCTCAAACCCATTGCTCAAGATCACCGACATAAAAAAAGTAGTTGCTTTTGCCAGGGCAAACAACATTAAAGTAGTGGTTGACAATACTTTTGCCACGCCCATATGCCAGCAACCATTAGCTTTAGGTGCCGATATAGTAATGCACTCGGCCACCAAATATTTTGGCGGCCACAGTGACCTGATGGGGGGCGCATTAATAACCGCCGAAAAAAACGATTGGTGGGCAAAAATACGACAGGTTCAGGAAATGGGTGGCGCTATCCCATCCCCAACCGACTGCTATTGGCTGGTGCGCAGTATTAAAACCCTGCCCTACCGGATTAAGGGCCATGTACACAATACGCAACTATTAGCTGAGTTTTTAGAACAGCATCCCAAAGTAGAGCAAGTATTATATCCCGGCCTGCCATCGCATCCACAACATCAAATTGCTAAAGAGCAGATGCTGGCCTTCGGCGGCATGCTTTCGTTTATTATTAAAGGAGATGAAAATGATACGCACAACATCATCAATAAATTAAAAATATTTACCAAAGCTACCAGCTTAGGCGGTGTGGAAAGCCTAATTGAGCACCGCGCAACCGTAGAAGGCCCCGACACCAAAACACCACGGAATTTATTGCGGGTTTCGGTTGGATTAGAGCATATTGATGATTTGGTGGATGATTTGGAGCAGGCCCTTTTTTAGGTTAAAGGCGAAAGGTTAAAGGCGAAAGGTTAAAGGTAAGAGGTAGGTGAGTGGATTTGGATTATAATCTCGATCCAATAGGCAAGCCGTCCGGCTTTTACCTTTCACCTTTTACCTTTCGCCTTTAACCCTTCGCCTCTTAATAAAAATAAAATTTTGTATTTAAATAAATAACCCCTTATATTCGCAACATTATTTGGTAGCAATACCATAGTCAATCAATTCTCCGCATAGTTCGGGTATTGATTTATAAAGAAGCGGCGAGAGATCAGGCTCAATGACCCGCTGGCAACCCTTCAGTTTTGAAGAAGGTGCCAATTCCTGTCCCGGCAAATAACACCGGGGGATATAAATTTATAACCATGAAAAGTTTAATTACAATTAC is drawn from Mucilaginibacter ginsenosidivorax and contains these coding sequences:
- a CDS encoding SDR family oxidoreductase; this encodes MNKIILITGTSTGFGKLMVQTLSKEGHTIIAAMRGTTGKNQTVANELAALPNVDVVELDLTSDESVKNAFAQSLARYGKIDVLVNNAGVAGFGLAEAYTIEQVRNLFEVNFYGVLRTYDAVLPSMRANKSGLIINLSTGASGFTLPFMVPYMASKFAMESLVEGFSHELKSYGIENVSVQSGVYPTEMTNGTKAGFNADKEDIIAAYGEEAVNAFNTMGSAMFGKMAEFNMNPQTIANGILDLINLPEGERPLRYPLDAIAQGTDHEFVKSRAGIKDKWAKNYGFSL
- a CDS encoding histidine phosphatase family protein, which translates into the protein MQKTLYIVRHGQTEYNKLGIIQGRGVDTDLNDEGRKQAQQFYAAYKDVPFDKAYISALKRTMQSIQPFLDGGLPFEKLSGLDELAWGIHEGQLPTPENKAAFLQIMRDWLDGNLDSKFEGGESPNEVEIRQREALKVIMSHPEEKTVLVCMHGRAMRLLLCILTGKPLSEMDNFPHQNLVLYKVVYDGQQFAIVDFNNAEHLKQS
- a CDS encoding menaquinone biosynthetic enzyme MqnA/MqnD family protein, which encodes MKKIRISAVSYTNTKPFIYGLQHTGFVDKIELSLDTPTDCAQKLIDDVADIGLIPVAATLSLPNWEIVSDYCIGAVGAVNSVFIFSNCPVHDIKYLQLDPESRSSNNLARVLLKNYWKISPELIERAPNYSLSTEPDTAFVQIGDRTFGKKDQYKYVYDLAEEWQKFTGLPFVFAGWIANKPIPHDFMLEFNAALKYGLDHRQELFKELPMRDDFDIVDYLMVKIDFDLTEGKKKALYMFLDYIKQLND
- the mqnE gene encoding aminofutalosine synthase MqnE, with protein sequence MEAEHNLQLLLQNPDLPADLKHIAEKVQHSERITFDEGVTLYEQGDLGYLGVLANYIREKRHGDKTYFNRNFHIEPTNLCVYDCKFCSYSRLLKQKAEGWEYTMDEMFNMVTKYDDEPVTEVHIVGGVLPQYDVPFYQELFSRIRAHRPELHIKALTPVEYHYIFKKAKIDYATGMRLMMEAGLGSIPGGGAEIFHPEVRDLISKDKCTGDQWLAIHEEWHKLGGRSNATMLYGHIEKFHHRVDHMERLRQLQDKTGGFQTFIPLKFRNQDNQMSHVPESTVVEDLRNYAVARIYLDNFDHIKAYWAMISRTTAQLSLNFGVDDIDGTLDDTTKIYSMAGAEEQHPGMSTKQLVELIKHVGRYPIERDTLYNVVTDYNDFEFPETQPKPQYYKLPVIN
- a CDS encoding TetR/AcrR family transcriptional regulator, whose amino-acid sequence is MASKERIQRLKDETRVNILDAALQIVKEEGWQALSMRKIADVIEYTAPIIYEYYANKEAILLELARKGYLLLAKDLRAAHEQHALPEKQLEAMWLAYWNFAFANKELYQIMFGVTTNCCCEEINKLEESVMPWDLFTDVIGKVMHIDNPESDVICTKYYTFWSVVHGLVSINLLSRGSSDDINRQVLMDAITGIIRSIKPE
- a CDS encoding DinB family protein, producing the protein MEIQQETTTALFIKIAISNWELQNTRLNALLEKLTDEQIAGFTAPDRNSGTYLLGHLTAVSDALFTYLELGDRLYPQLDEIFLKNPDTSGLEKPPIADIKAAWHHVNTTLKQKFDAMQPEDWFTKHSAISAEDFAKEPHRNKLNILINRTVHQGYHMGQLAYLVKK
- a CDS encoding efflux RND transporter periplasmic adaptor subunit → MKIIPLALLALTLYGCSPKPQTQQAPPPPALPVAAIASGTQTTYQEYPASIEGTVNVEVRPQVSGALDKVFVDEGAFVSAGQPIFKINEQPYRAALNNALASLHAAEAAAGNAQLEVDKLTPLVENKVVSDYQLKTAKASLQVAKANIESAKANVSTAQINLGYTLIKAPVSGYIGRLLKKQGSLVTPQDVDALTQLSDVHDVHVYFSLGEKDFVAFKEQYPGTTLKEKLQHLPTVSLLLADGSQYAKQGKIDVIDGQFDKNTGAITIRANFANPDGLLRAGNTGKVRLSLQHTDALIVPESATVEMQDKVFVFALADSNKVKKVPINIVGKSGENYLVKDGLKAGDQIVLSGMDHLAEGMVIAPQKATDKVAALK
- a CDS encoding DUF5990 family protein produces the protein MELSLHIILEKPTAGVAFGLQKGSGNKYETVQIQQTDSGNLDFYLTVTTKGDRLKDALPRFGGPFIQGPYMGNFIYLDIGTLAGQVSPWNRRLKIPMAGITWEIIDQLSADVALMLKTNVAGTAKDGSPNCATVKPFNGWRVVSK
- a CDS encoding trans-sulfuration enzyme family protein translates to MKTETIAIHTGNHVDGSSKAVIHPIVMSTTFERGEDGGFPGGHIYSRASNPNRALLENVIAKLEGGADAASFSSGNAAGMSVFQSLAPGTHIICPDDMYHGLRNQLKNLFAGILTFDFVDVNDIEVLIQHIRPETGVIWVETPSNPLLKITDIKKVVAFARANNIKVVVDNTFATPICQQPLALGADIVMHSATKYFGGHSDLMGGALITAEKNDWWAKIRQVQEMGGAIPSPTDCYWLVRSIKTLPYRIKGHVHNTQLLAEFLEQHPKVEQVLYPGLPSHPQHQIAKEQMLAFGGMLSFIIKGDENDTHNIINKLKIFTKATSLGGVESLIEHRATVEGPDTKTPRNLLRVSVGLEHIDDLVDDLEQALF